A segment of the Polyodon spathula isolate WHYD16114869_AA chromosome 14, ASM1765450v1, whole genome shotgun sequence genome:
ttaagttATGTATTGGGGTAGTAATGGTTAATATGATTATTTGTTGTATCTGTGTGGTCTACATCGGACCCTGGTTTTAAATGGCAatgttaaaatcatttaaaaggtattctcaaaatgtttgttttctttaacccAAAACCTtaatttaacacttttttttggtATAATCTACCAGTTACTCAAAAATACAGATGGTCAtgatactgatatatatatatatatatatatatatatatatatatatatatatatatatatatatatatatatatatatatatgaatagggTTTTTATTGTAAACTCAAACAGAGGAATATGATACGCTTTagagtttaaacaaacatttttaatgacccatcttaaaatataatgttaaaattaataaatggaCAACTTTTTAACAAAAGGATCAAGAAAATGAAGCCTTGTGAAATGATGAATCACTACTACACAATTGCATcttatatgcatgtatgtatgtatgcatgcatgcatctttgagtattctgtttctaaaaataaatcagaCATAACAAGCAATACAATATAGGGTTAATAATCAGTTAATTTCTGAACATTTCCGATTATTTTGTTAGACTCGTTATTGTTCCATTCACGACACCTTACTTTGTGAAGGGTGCTTGGTAGCAGGGCTCAGGCAGAGatgggaggagatgaggaaaACAATTAGACTGTACAGAAAGAGAAGAGCCAGGAACAGTTCAAAATCATTCCAGTAAGAGAGACGGGCAAACGCAGCACTGGATGGATTAACAGATGGGTTAATCGAAAGATTTTCACACAAACCATGTGCTCCTCACAGTACTGTGGCACCGTCTGAAAGCCTTGAAGAGGGAAAGTTAAGTGCTTCACATTCTTCAACAAGCTAGCGTTCTCATGATCGGAGAGCAGGGGATCATTCCTAGCTTTGAGTTTGGAATCACAGTTGACATTGGGATAgatggaactaaaaaaaaaaaaaagaaatcaataaaagGATTGTTGCATTATAAATGTGTTGATAACCTTTATCGCTAAGTGTAGTTCACTTACAATAAGTAAGTTCAATTTAATAGATAAGTCGGCTATGCACTTTTCTCATTTTACTTTGCAGCATATTTAATGTTTATTGCTCAATAAGGCAACGCACCTGTGCTAAGGTACACCTTGAAAAACAGCTTGTATAATGGTGGTAGTTATGTTGAATTGCCTGCAAAATCTATAGCATTTTGTGTGCTACATATTCTATAtgcacgctatatatatatatatatatatatatatatatatatatatatatatatatatatatatatatatatatatatatacacacacacacttttttaacaGAATATGCTGGACGGTTTTAAAATGGAAGGAGGCACGCCAAATCAAACATCTCTTTCATCGTTACTTGGTGAGTTTCTGCAAATAACTAtgaattaaaatatatctttatatatttacttacagTGTCATTTGCACACATTATTGgcgataatgaaaaaaaaatcttcttatttatttatttttttgtgtcatttttaccTTTTACTGTGCCGCTAAATTAAAACCTTGATAACGCAATGGTTATACTCGAAAATGAAACAAAACGTTATTAATAAATTAAGTAGCATATACTTCAGATAAAGTCTGTTTCAATATTTCGTTCACTTATCGTTGAATTAAACATCAGgctataatatgaaaaaaaaaactttgctgtgGGCTAGGAGAATATAATTCACGTTTGAATTTACagtttgaaataattaaattcaaactttattttattctccTCATAGCCCAcatcaaaagtaaaataaatataatgtttaatacacttaatgcaacatattttaaacaacataattgAAACGCGCGAAaagttaccaaaataaacataatgCTGCACGGTAACGtataaacaatacagtacaggtaCTAAAATGCATTGTAATCTGTTTGCACAAGATGTATTTTTCCTGTAATTTTGCAACAATTGATTTACAGTGTAACAATCTATCatgcaatattttacatttatattgtacatttacaTTGTACAGTTATGGattgtttgaaatgtgtataacatgtaCAATACCGGTGATTCTTAACAAAAGTGAGCTTGATGAGAAATAGAAAATAGATAGTAAATATGCCTTCAAAACTGTAAGATTGTCTCACTTTTTATTTTACGGAGTGTATGTATTTAACCCATTCTCAAATATGTTCCGATATAGAAGAGGCATTTTCTTCTtcgatgtactttttttttctatgaatgaATATGCATTTATAATTTGCATAATTTCCAATCTAGATAATCTCCCCCTTTTTCATGTTTTGGCATACAGATATAAATCAGAAAGCTGCGTGTGAAGGCTGCCAGAGAGTGATCTATGATAAATTTCTGCTGAGAGTTAATGACAGTTTCTGGCACGAACAATGTGTTCATTGTACAGCTTGCAGAGAACCActaaaaaacacttgttttcttAGAGAGAAAAAGCTTTACTGCAAACACGACTACGAAAAGTAAGTATCctatgttttatttgtgtgtgtgtgtgtgtgtgtgtgtgtgtgtgtatgtgtatatatctatatctatatctatctatatctatatatatatatatatatatatatatatatatatatatatatatatatatatatatatatatatatatatatatatatataacatacatatgGCTATGAAAGTGTTCAAAtttaattcaaatacaaatataaaacttaaTGAAAATATGGTGACTTCACTGAGGGCATCCCAGGGAGGACCAGGACTTATCTCTTTTAGtttgttcaaacaaaaaattTGTATGAACATACTAAGTTATTCAAAGTTTTCAAAGAATatggatatattattattataataataattaatattaatatatgataataataatatactttagATTTATATTATTGATCggattaaatcaattaaatctaGGCACATGTGTGCACAGAATATTCTTATGAGAAAGGTATGTTTTGGTATTAGAAAACCTGTTTAAGTTCGCAATACCAACAatattccatgttttattttaaaaattttataatTGTTAACaagacatataaataaaataattactaactgattgattttttatttattattttattttattgttaattacatagtatacagtaaaacatgtatGTACTGTGATTTAGTCATAGCTACCAGGTCATGGAGCTATATTCGTGTGAGTACTGTAGATTATACTAATGACTGTGATTTGTAGCCTTGGAACAATGTTTATGTGCAATGTTCATGTTATTGTTGTTTGCattgtgaaacaaaaaacaaacacaaatcaaaactaAACTGATGAATATGACATGAATTGGTACatgtccatatttgttttaaaagtatgtacaattagatgttttatttaaagctaTAGTATACTGTTATTACCGTTATTAAAGTTTACCAGGGTAAAAGCATagaacagtgtaataaagcatcgtgaaagcatggtaaatcacaggtAAGCATTGCAGCGAGATATAGTAAAGCAtgtaaataaacatggcaaacgagggtaaactatggcaaatgcatatggggaaaaaacatggcaaaactgcaaagataccattaaaaaatacagtggtaaagtTTTACAAGGGTAGCGTAACAGCTTTATTAGGAAATAcgaaatactatatatatatatatatgtatatatatatgcatgtgtgtaaATTGTCATAATAAATCTGGCAGAGGTGGGTGCAAGgagtctgaaaaaaaacaacagcaaagaaaacctttaatGGAGATACGTTTTTAACTAATGTTGTTCATTGTTAAGTTTACTGTGTGTAACTTATCATCTAAACATGGGCATTGTAGTCAGATTGTCAAGTAAATTATCAAAAATGTGCCTTATATAGTCATTCAgtaattatattgtttaaattgtCACTTTCCTCTGTTATTGGTATGTTTGGATCACAGTCAACATGTTATATGTGGAGTCACAAAGTCAGTAAGGGCATGGTAATGGAGGCACGTTACAGACATCATTGCATTGATGTACAGAATGTGTTCCCGAATCTTCTAATGATTAGAAGACATTTCATAAACACAGGAGATTCTGTTTTAGCATTACAAGCATTGCAAGCATTGCTAGCTTTGCTGAAATCATTCCATAGTTGCTCTATTCTGAAAAAAGGGTTATATGGAGAAtgcaatgtaatttccagtcacTATGAATGTTTATTGGCAGATTGAACTCTGTTTGCTGTTGCATAAAGGGGATTTATTGGGTGTGTTGATTAAAGCGATGACATCATGTCTGTCTTGACACATCTTCtgacatgtttttaatgtgttcatttcTGTATTGTGTGTGACGGGTTAATTCGCAAATACTCAAATTCAGTAAAGTTATGCATTTGGTATCAGCTTTGCGCACCTGCCTAAACCCCACTGGGCTGACTCTAGCATGCATTGTCTTGGTTGTGGGTGTCTGGAGGACTGGTCTGGGGAGAGACTGGTGCTTGCAGCTGAAAGCATGAGGAGGATGGAGGCAGGCTGGGCAGCGGAATGTAGGAATGCTGTTACAGGCAGGGAAAGAGCCGGAGCGAGCTAAAGTGACACATTGTCAAAACCGGTTAGGTTATTGAAACGCAGTGGCTTGGTAACTGCAAGCTGGGGACAGCATATGGCCATGTCAGCATGGCTTCTTTCTTTTCTGCatgacaaatacataaataaactgtcCTGctcaaatatgtttaaaatagattCATGATCACTTGGAGCATCTCAATGTCCAGTTACTGCAAACCAAGCTCTCGTTTCTGGATGGTCTCTTTCAAAGACTGGCAGGTGGGCACACGGAGAGTGCACAGAAGCACTGACACCTAAAACAGTTTGATGGAGAGCCTATCCACAGACAAGAATTAGCAGTTGGTCAGTGCAATTATTATCGACACACGCATTCAAAAATGACCACTGAGAACTTATTAGATAGTAATAGACTGCCCACATGGTTGATAAATAAAGTGTCGAATAGCTGTGTCCCAGAGGCACAACTGATAGAAAACCTGAGAACAACAATATACACACCATATGTTACAGTCATATTTAAACTTGCAAAAATGACTACTTGAGGAAATCCAAGTACAGAAGGTATGGCGAGGCATCTGGAAATCCTGCCTCAGGAGCTTTTTTGTAATATAGAGAGGTATTGTTCATCCAGCCATGTCTTATCTGACCTGACCAATTATTCACATACATTGCGCCCTGCCTTTCTACTCATCCCCTGGTACTCTGACGCTACCATCATTCAACTTACATGGGTTAGGTTTGCTGTCAGTGACATATGCATGGATAATGCACTACCCTTTATTGCCTAAGAGCACTGCCCTTCCACCATACAGGTAAAAGACCCAATAATGAaagaatatcattttaaattctgtgcctttttaaaattcctGTTCATCTTCAacagttttgaattgtttttcttaTAATGTATTTCCAAAGTGTCCAGTGTATGATATCCCCTATATTAACTTGAGCAGCTTCCTATTTGCAcaggtattttatatttaattagatGTGCCGTATGCATTAGCCTTGAACCATGTTCAATCTTCTGTAAGTGTTTAACCTGATAAACTTTCAACATCATTAAAATTTAAAGTGGGTGCAGTGGGCTTCTATTAAGCCCTGCTGTAAGTGCTTGGTGGAGCAGtgtgaaattcatttttactgttatttcTCCTAATATCCAGCCACTAATGGCTTTTATATAAATTCACCATGACCCTTTTCTCCTTCTGAGTGTTTTCAATACAGCTTCAACTTActcatatttttaattattattttttttttttacattgtaggAAATGCTAAATGATAATTATGGTCTACTTTGAACTCTggtaatttgatattttattttcaagactGGTCATTTGGTGGATTACATGGTGATTATCTTTTACCAGTTTTCTAAATtctaactataaatatataaatataattccaAATATAGTTGTGCATATATGTCATGTTGAATTTGATGTAACAAAGCAACATAAATTCTAAAGCTTTAATTGTTACTGTAGTTGGCTATGTATGTATAAGTTAATATGAAATTAATATCTGAATTGTGGGCCTCTTGTTTCCATTAATTTAACTGTGAGGTGGAAGAGCTAGTTCTGCGTCATGATTCAAAAAGATGATTAACAAAAAGGgatgaaaaaatgacaaaaaaatatattttactcagTTATTGCTATAATGGGTAATTCTAAAATGAATTGGAGACAAATTAGGCATAAACTGAGATATTTAACATGGGGCTGTGTTAACCTCTTTTGTTTTTGGTTAGTTAAGTATAATTAAAGTAATGCCATGGATCAGCCTACCCCACGGGAAACCTAATTCTTCCCCTGACTGGAGCCACTGCATGGGGAGTTTTATTCTCCTCTCTCCATAGGACCGAAGTCCtcaatacaacagaaaaaaatcacTCATAGTTTAAAAGGCTTAGTCCAAGTTTTGTTGCCTGGTGCTAAAACTTTCACTTGCCCTTCTCAGTGAAACTTACACTTGCCCTTCTCAGTGGGAAGGGGCACTGTGCAGTGGGGGGCCTTGTCAACTACCAGAATGAAAGCAACCACTCAGCAACATTCCAAATAACTTTGACATATTcctacaaggaaaggaaaagtaAGTCTACCAGGAGAAATAGTGATTCACGGGGAATCAGTTCAATGGTGTTGTAAgagcaaataaaatgtttttttgttttttttttaaatgtgattaatTTGTTTTCTGACAATCTGAAATCCTGTCCCTCTTCTTTCCCGGGCTAGATTGTTTGCAGTGAAGTGCAGTGCTTGTTTGGAGCTGATCGCACCTGCAGAGTTTGTGATGCGGGCACAAAAGAATGTGTATCACCTGCACTGCttctgctgttgtgtgtgtgagcGGCGGCTGCAGAAAGGAGACGAGTTTCTGCTGAAGGAGGGCCAGCTGCTGTGCAGGAGTGACTATGAGAAGGAACGAGAGCTACTGAATCTCGTCAGCCCAGCAGCTTCTGACTCGGGTACAAGCACAGGCAGAAAACAAGCAGCAATCGTGGTTTAAGCTACGTTGTATAAACTGGACCTGATACAGCCTCCTCAAACACCACTTGGGCAATTCTTATCATGCTACTTCGCAGAAACATCTAACtttatttaatatcaaatatTTTAATGCTAAAATAAGTAGTGGCACAGCTTTTAAAAGCTTACTTTTGGGAATTGTTAACTGCACGGtttggtgttatttttaaataccttttggTAATTTTTGAGTCTTACTCTTTTCATATAATTTAGATAAAAGTGATGAAGAGGAGGAGAACACTAGGAAGCCTGGCAATGCAGGGAAAGAAGAGGAAGACATAGATCACAAGCGACCAAAACGCCCACGAACTATCCTTACAACCCAGCAGAGACGGGCGTTCAAAGCTTCTTTTGAGATCTCCTCTAAACCTTGCAGAAAGGTTTGGGTGATAGTTTACTAATTATGGCTAAACCCATTTACCTGCATTACGGTGGAAGTTAAAGGTTGTGATTTGAGCATATTGAACTGTACTGTGGCTCCCCTGAAAATAGACTAAAGGTACTTCTAAACAGTAGCAGATTGACATTTTGCCACTGAGATAAATTACAATCAGATCAATCTAACAGTGCAAGTGAGTCTTTTCAGtgtatttctttctgtaaaaGAGAGGACGGTGCTGTTTCGATCTGACAAAAGGAGAAAGACATTTTTCTTCTGAAAATCTGGAAAGGAACAGTTGAGATTGTATCTGTCTGGAATATAATACAAGTTGTTTTTAGCTTATCCATAAGATGTAAACATTATTTTGCTTATTAACCTTTTATTAATCTAATAAGCATTTTATTCCTAGGTAAGAGAGACACTGGCAGCTGATACGGGACTAAGCGTTCGAGTGGTACAAGTTTGGTTTCAAAATCAAAGGGCGaaggtaaattattttatttgttcaacTTCTTTCTACTTGTGAATGTCATGAGTGTAGATTCCACTGTTTAACTTGTCTAATTATCTTTTTAATGTAGACTTAGCGATTACTTTGTTTGCCTAACAGATTAAGAAACTCGCTAGACggcaacagcaacaacagcagcagcagcaagattCCCACAATCCCCAAAGACTGCATTCAGGTATGATGCTTTAAACTGGCACACGTACAGCACAATATACTGTAACTGAAGATCAATAATTACATCAATAATCAGTCACATTTGTGTCTCACCCCTTCTATCTGTTTATATATCTGTGTCATTCCAGTGTCAACGATGGAAGGTATCAATTCTGACCTAGATGGTATGCACCCATATTCACGTCTGCACCAGCAACAGATTACAGCTATGGAACAGGCCTTGTACAAAATGGACCCTTTTAGGCAGGGACTAACTCCACCACAAATGCCTGGGGATCACATGC
Coding sequences within it:
- the LOC121327105 gene encoding LIM homeobox transcription factor 1-alpha-like translates to NPVPLLSRARLFAVKCSACLELIAPAEFVMRAQKNVYHLHCFCCCVCERRLQKGDEFLLKEGQLLCRSDYEKERELLNLVSPAASDSDKSDEEEENTRKPGNAGKEEEDIDHKRPKRPRTILTTQQRRAFKASFEISSKPCRKVRETLAADTGLSVRVVQVWFQNQRAKIKKLARRQQQQQQQQQDSHNPQRLHSVSTMEGINSDLDGMHPYSRLHQQQITAMEQALYKMDPFRQGLTPPQMPGDHMLPYDNESLFHEIDSDTSVSNLGDCLLSASESGPGLLNPIDRLYSMQDSYFAS